The Kozakia baliensis genome includes a region encoding these proteins:
- the lpxB gene encoding lipid-A-disaccharide synthase encodes MPLNLPPPRVVWLLAGEASGDVLGARLMQAMHAIDPHLVFVGIGGPRMEALGLSSLFPMQELAVMGLVEILPKLRRLSQRLNETINDITLRQPDLIITIDSPGFALRVLKRIRHLDVPRIHYVGPQVWAWREKRVHSFPDLWDELLCLLPFEAEWFAERGVSARFVGHPVLQSGADRGNAKRFRQRHNIAPDAPIVVLMPGSRRSEIPRLLPIYGKMLTLLRERIPNICPVIPISPIVAASVREKVAKWPIQAHIITDFHDKHDAFAAAGAALTKSGTSTLELALAGVPMAVAYRVNPITAAIARRLIRVPYVAMVNLLAGKQIVPELLQEKCRPRVLADEVSTLLLDPETANAQRSAFKEILSQLMPAPDPAHDGTPAAAAATAAMRLLNESQQRQAEQQPA; translated from the coding sequence ATGCCGCTTAATCTTCCCCCGCCGCGCGTCGTCTGGCTCTTGGCCGGGGAAGCGAGCGGCGACGTGCTCGGTGCGCGTTTGATGCAGGCCATGCATGCCATCGATCCCCATTTGGTGTTCGTCGGCATCGGCGGCCCGCGCATGGAAGCGCTGGGGCTGAGCAGCCTGTTCCCAATGCAGGAACTGGCGGTGATGGGGTTGGTGGAAATTCTTCCCAAACTCCGCCGCCTGTCGCAACGTCTCAACGAGACGATCAACGACATTACCCTGCGGCAGCCGGATTTGATTATTACGATCGATAGCCCCGGCTTCGCTCTGCGCGTGCTCAAGCGCATTCGCCATCTCGACGTGCCGCGCATTCATTATGTCGGCCCCCAAGTTTGGGCTTGGCGTGAGAAACGCGTGCACTCCTTTCCCGATCTCTGGGACGAATTGCTGTGCCTGCTGCCGTTCGAGGCCGAGTGGTTTGCCGAACGTGGGGTCAGTGCGCGTTTCGTCGGCCACCCGGTGCTGCAATCGGGGGCGGATCGTGGTAATGCCAAGCGCTTCCGCCAGCGACACAACATCGCGCCCGACGCGCCGATCGTGGTGCTGATGCCCGGCAGCCGCCGTTCGGAAATACCCCGCCTCCTGCCGATCTACGGCAAAATGCTAACGCTTCTGCGCGAGCGTATCCCTAATATCTGCCCTGTCATCCCGATCTCGCCCATTGTCGCCGCTTCCGTGCGCGAAAAGGTCGCGAAATGGCCGATCCAGGCGCACATCATTACCGATTTCCACGATAAGCACGATGCCTTCGCTGCGGCTGGGGCGGCTTTGACCAAATCCGGCACGTCCACACTTGAACTCGCTTTGGCGGGTGTGCCGATGGCGGTCGCCTATCGCGTTAACCCCATCACGGCCGCCATCGCCCGTCGTCTAATCCGCGTGCCCTATGTCGCGATGGTCAATTTGCTAGCGGGCAAACAGATCGTGCCGGAATTATTGCAGGAGAAATGCCGTCCGCGCGTTCTGGCGGATGAGGTTTCTACACTGCTGCTCGATCCGGAGACTGCGAACGCACAGCGAAGTGCTTTCAAGGAAATTCTGTCGCAACTTATGCCCGCGCCCGATCCGGCGCATGACGGCACGCCTGCCGCCGCCGCCGCAACCGCCGCCATGCGTCTGCTCAATGAATCGCAGCAACGCCAGGCGGAGCAACAACCCGCTTAG